In Candidatus Cloacimonadota bacterium, the genomic window GATCAGGATCGGGATCTGGAAAAAATCCGTGCTGTCTTTGATCTCGCTGCAAAAGGTAAAACCATCGATGTCCGGCAGCATTATATCCAGGATGATAAGATCGGGCTTTTCCTTTTTCAAGGTTATCCTGGCTTCATGAGCATCACCAGCCGTGATCACATCATAACCTCTAAATTGCAGGATCTTACCCGTGGATTCTCGAAAATCCGGATCATCATCGATCAGTAATACTTTTCCTTTCATTTCTTTTTCGTTCATTTTTTACTCCTTTTTAACTCACCCTCGGTCCCTCTCTTAAAAAGAGAGGGATGACAAAATAAAAAATTCATTTTTTTATTTTAATTCCCCCTTCTTTTCTCAAGAGAAGGGGGTTAGGGGGTTGAGTTATTTTTTATTTTTTGTCATCATGATATTGTGGTAATTTTATCTGAAAATCAGTCCCTTCTCCGGGTTCACTTGTAACTTTGATCGAACCAGAATGAGAATCGATTATTCTTTTCACGATCGCCAGACCTAATCCCGAACCTTCGGTTTTGTTTATCTGGTAAAATTGTTCAAAGATAAAAGGCAGGTCTTTTTTGGAAATTCCTACTCCGGTATCGCTGATCTCAATATTAACGAAATTATTTTCAGTTTTTATCGAGACCCGGATGCTACCTTCGACTTTATTATATTTAATGCCATTTTCCAAGAGATTTATAAAAACCTGTTTTAGAGCTGCTTTATTTCCCAGAACATGAGCAGATGCATCACTTCCGAGTAATTGGACTTTAATTTGTTTCTGCTCTGCAACTAATTGAATATCTTCCAAACATTCTTTTATTAAAGGGATTAAATCTACAGGTTCCAATTCACTGACAAGACTGTTAGCATCTATCCTGGCAAAACTCAACCATTCTTTGATCAGTTTGATCAATTCATCGATCCTGATCTTTGAACGCTCTAACATTTTTTTCTGCTCTGCAGAAACATCACCCGCAATTCCTGCCAGAATTACTTCAAAGTAACCTTGAACTGCAACGAGTGGAGTTCGCAATTGATGAGAAACCATGCTGATGAAATTTTCCTTCATCCTTTCTTTTTCCCGACGTAAACTCATCGTTTCCAGAAGCAGCCTTCTTCTTTCAAGAGCTCTTTTTGTTGTTACTCGGAGTTGATCCGGAATGAATGGTTTGGGAATAAAATCGAATGCTCCTTTTTTCACAGCTTCCACAGCAAAATCTATAGTTGCGTAACCGGTTATGACTACTGTTACAATAGTTGGATCAAAATTAGCAATTTCTTCCAGAACTTCCATGCCGCTGATTCCCGGCATTTTCAGATCAACGAATACCAGATCCGGTCTCTGTTTAATGACTTTTTCCAAACCGGAAATTCCATCTGTGGCTGTATCGACCTGGAAACCATCTTTGCGAAAGACCTGACTGCAGGAATCACAAATTGAAACCTGATCATCAATAATGATAATAACTTCTTTTTCTCTTTTCATATATTGGTTAATTGGCATATTTTGTGCCAAAAATAAAAAAACTCAAAAGGATATTTCTAACTTTTTGATATGAAAATAGATAAATGAAAAAAAATAGTCAGATTTAAAAAAAATAATTTTATAGT contains:
- a CDS encoding hybrid sensor histidine kinase/response regulator; this translates as MPINQYMKREKEVIIIIDDQVSICDSCSQVFRKDGFQVDTATDGISGLEKVIKQRPDLVFVDLKMPGISGMEVLEEIANFDPTIVTVVITGYATIDFAVEAVKKGAFDFIPKPFIPDQLRVTTKRALERRRLLLETMSLRREKERMKENFISMVSHQLRTPLVAVQGYFEVILAGIAGDVSAEQKKMLERSKIRIDELIKLIKEWLSFARIDANSLVSELEPVDLIPLIKECLEDIQLVAEQKQIKVQLLGSDASAHVLGNKAALKQVFINLLENGIKYNKVEGSIRVSIKTENNFVNIEISDTGVGISKKDLPFIFEQFYQINKTEGSGLGLAIVKRIIDSHSGSIKVTSEPGEGTDFQIKLPQYHDDKK